In Dyadobacter subterraneus, a single genomic region encodes these proteins:
- a CDS encoding bifunctional aldolase/short-chain dehydrogenase, whose protein sequence is MSSSTAEQYKYVSYLWDDAKAASLGDDQVELLLYRSNLLGADLRLTNYAGGNTSCKTIEKDPLTGNPVEVMWIKGSGGDIGTLKRSGLAGLYQNRLHALKNIYRGLEFEDEMVELFNHCIYDLKSKAPSIDTPLHGLLPFKHIDHLHPDALIAIAASKEGEAITKELFKGELAWVPWQRPGFDLGLKLEKTLADNPGIRGIVLGGHGLFTWGDTAYESYINTLNTIEQASAYLEENYGIKRPVFGGAKQESLAADRRLEVAGQLNPYLRGLASDRQTMVGHFTDDSRVLEFINSNDLDKLAPLGTSCPDHFLRTKIRPLVLDLPAEVLASDATAILDHIRPQFEAYRANYQAYYDRCKHDNSPAVRDPNPVIILYPGVGMFSFAKDKQTARVAAEFYTNAINVMKGAEAVSSYVSLPEQEAFDIEYWLLEEAKLQRMPKEKSLSRKVAIVTGGSGGIGKAIAQKFLEEGACVVISDIDDKALAETKSEFDSKFGKDFSATANANVLEVDQINAAFHVTKLKFGGVDIVVNCAGLSISKPLAETTIKDWDILQDVLVKGQFLVSQEAVAIMRQQGLGGDIINIASKNGLVSGPNNVAYGTAKAAQQHMSRLLAAELGGDKIRVNIVNPDAVISGSKIWESGWAAGRAKAYGIKIEELPAYYAKRTVLNAEIHTEDIANGVFVFVGGLLGKSTGNVLNIDGGVPAAFVR, encoded by the coding sequence ATGAGCAGTTCAACAGCAGAGCAGTACAAGTATGTGAGCTATTTATGGGATGATGCGAAAGCAGCTTCCCTTGGTGATGACCAGGTGGAATTACTTTTATATCGTTCCAATTTATTAGGAGCGGATCTTCGTCTTACTAACTATGCAGGTGGAAATACCAGCTGCAAAACCATAGAAAAAGATCCGTTGACGGGAAATCCTGTTGAAGTGATGTGGATCAAAGGCTCTGGCGGTGATATTGGTACTTTGAAAAGAAGCGGTCTTGCCGGTCTTTATCAAAACCGTCTGCATGCATTGAAAAATATATATCGTGGCCTTGAATTTGAAGATGAAATGGTTGAGCTTTTCAATCATTGTATTTATGATCTTAAATCCAAAGCACCGTCTATCGATACGCCGTTACACGGACTGCTCCCTTTCAAACATATCGATCACTTACACCCTGATGCGTTAATTGCAATCGCAGCTTCGAAAGAAGGTGAAGCCATTACAAAAGAATTATTTAAAGGTGAACTGGCGTGGGTGCCTTGGCAACGTCCTGGTTTTGACCTTGGGTTGAAACTGGAAAAGACGCTTGCTGACAATCCGGGAATTCGTGGAATCGTTTTGGGTGGCCACGGATTATTTACCTGGGGTGATACAGCCTACGAATCATATATCAATACCCTGAATACAATTGAACAGGCATCTGCTTATCTTGAAGAAAACTACGGTATAAAACGTCCTGTTTTTGGAGGTGCCAAACAAGAAAGTCTTGCAGCGGATCGTCGTCTGGAAGTAGCTGGTCAGCTGAATCCTTACCTGAGAGGTCTTGCTTCTGACCGTCAGACGATGGTGGGACATTTTACTGATGATTCACGCGTTTTGGAATTTATCAATAGCAATGATCTGGATAAACTGGCTCCGCTTGGAACAAGTTGCCCGGATCACTTTCTTCGTACGAAAATCCGTCCGTTGGTTCTTGACCTTCCTGCGGAAGTTCTGGCATCAGATGCAACAGCTATTTTAGATCATATCCGTCCGCAGTTCGAAGCGTATCGTGCCAATTATCAGGCTTATTACGATCGTTGTAAACATGACAACAGTCCGGCCGTTCGTGACCCGAATCCGGTTATTATTTTGTACCCTGGCGTTGGTATGTTCTCTTTTGCAAAAGACAAACAAACTGCTCGTGTTGCGGCTGAATTTTATACCAATGCAATCAATGTAATGAAAGGCGCGGAAGCGGTTTCATCTTACGTTTCTCTACCGGAACAGGAAGCTTTCGATATTGAATACTGGTTGCTTGAAGAAGCGAAATTGCAGCGTATGCCGAAAGAAAAATCACTTTCTCGCAAAGTAGCTATCGTTACGGGTGGATCTGGTGGCATTGGAAAAGCAATTGCTCAGAAATTCCTGGAAGAAGGTGCTTGCGTAGTGATTTCTGATATTGATGACAAAGCACTTGCCGAAACTAAAAGTGAATTTGATAGTAAATTCGGAAAAGATTTCTCAGCTACTGCCAATGCAAACGTTCTGGAAGTAGATCAGATTAATGCAGCTTTTCACGTTACAAAACTGAAATTCGGTGGTGTTGATATCGTTGTAAACTGCGCCGGGCTTTCTATTTCAAAGCCGCTTGCTGAAACAACCATTAAGGACTGGGATATTTTGCAGGATGTTTTGGTAAAAGGTCAGTTCCTTGTTTCTCAGGAAGCTGTGGCTATTATGCGTCAGCAAGGGCTGGGCGGTGATATCATCAATATTGCAAGTAAAAACGGACTGGTTTCCGGACCAAATAACGTGGCTTACGGAACTGCAAAAGCGGCGCAGCAGCACATGTCCCGACTTTTGGCAGCAGAATTGGGCGGTGACAAAATCCGTGTCAATATTGTCAACCCTGATGCCGTGATTTCCGGAAGTAAAATCTGGGAAAGTGGCTGGGCAGCCGGACGCGCAAAAGCTTACGGTATCAAAATCGAAGAATTGCCGGCTTACTATGCAAAACGGACGGTTCTGAATGCTGAAATTCATACAGAAGATATAGCAAACGGAGTTTTCGTATTCGTTGGCGGATTGCTGGGAAAAAGTACCGGAAATGTTCTGAATATTGACGGTGGTGTTCCTGCCGCATTTGTTCGCTAG
- a CDS encoding TIM barrel protein, translating into MKIEQYRIDQHNEGLLGKHNNQFIFLKEQLGEQGIDANAIVKTLQAFQVAIPSWALGTGGTRFGRFSGAGEPGSLEEKIEDVGILHALNRSSGSISLHIPWDIPTDANAMIQLASSLDLKFDAVNSNTFQDQKNQELSYKYGSLSHVDPKVRKQAVDHNIEVIKYGKDLGSKALSIWLSDGSCFPGQSNFVKAFQNTLESLQEIYAALPDDWKVFVEYKAYEPNFYSTVIQDWGSSLLFCQKLGPKADVLVDLGHHLPNANIEQIVATLMMEGRLAGFHFNDSKYGDDDLTVGSIRPYMLFLIFVELVEGMKRAGKGSDGFAWMIDASHNVKDPLEDLLQSVEAILLSYAQALILDSKKLEIARGENDVVLAQQLLQNAFRTDVRPLVREAMLHSGGSLDPIGLFRDLKVRNGLISERGLVTVATGL; encoded by the coding sequence ATGAAAATAGAACAATATCGGATTGATCAGCATAACGAAGGTTTGTTGGGCAAACATAACAATCAGTTCATTTTTCTTAAAGAACAACTGGGAGAACAGGGTATTGATGCCAATGCGATTGTAAAAACTTTGCAGGCATTTCAAGTAGCAATTCCAAGCTGGGCTTTGGGAACCGGCGGAACCCGTTTTGGTCGTTTTTCAGGTGCTGGTGAACCTGGTTCGTTGGAAGAAAAAATTGAAGATGTTGGAATTTTGCACGCGTTGAACCGTTCAAGCGGATCAATTTCTTTACACATTCCATGGGATATCCCAACCGATGCAAATGCGATGATTCAACTAGCCTCCTCGCTTGATCTGAAATTTGATGCCGTAAATTCCAATACATTCCAGGATCAGAAAAATCAGGAGTTGTCGTATAAATATGGTTCACTTTCACATGTGGATCCAAAAGTGCGTAAGCAGGCTGTTGATCATAATATTGAAGTAATTAAATACGGAAAAGATTTAGGGTCGAAAGCTTTGTCGATCTGGCTTTCTGACGGGTCATGTTTTCCAGGACAATCCAATTTTGTAAAGGCGTTTCAAAATACGCTGGAATCGTTGCAGGAAATTTATGCGGCGCTACCGGACGATTGGAAAGTTTTTGTGGAATACAAAGCATATGAACCGAATTTCTATTCAACCGTAATTCAGGATTGGGGAAGCTCATTATTGTTTTGCCAAAAACTAGGCCCCAAAGCGGATGTTCTGGTTGATCTGGGTCATCATTTGCCAAACGCGAATATTGAGCAAATTGTAGCAACGTTGATGATGGAAGGCCGTCTGGCTGGTTTCCATTTTAACGATTCCAAATACGGAGATGATGACTTAACCGTTGGCAGTATCAGACCGTATATGCTTTTCCTGATTTTTGTGGAATTGGTTGAAGGAATGAAACGTGCCGGAAAAGGCAGCGACGGTTTCGCCTGGATGATCGATGCAAGTCATAATGTAAAAGATCCTTTGGAAGATTTACTTCAATCGGTTGAAGCAATTCTTTTGTCATATGCCCAGGCGTTGATTTTGGACAGCAAAAAACTGGAAATCGCAAGAGGAGAAAATGATGTTGTTTTGGCTCAGCAATTATTACAAAATGCATTCAGAACAGATGTTCGTCCGTTAGTTCGCGAAGCGATGCTGCATAGCGGAGGTTCGCTTGACCCAATCGGACTTTTCAGAGATTTGAAAGTAAGAAACGGATTGATTTCAGAACGCGGTTTGGTAACCGTAGCGACTGGTCTTTAA
- a CDS encoding GntR family transcriptional regulator, with the protein MEIQFDIEFKESAPKYMQIIKSLLLAIGKGKLKRGDKIPSINQLSEEYLLSRDTVEKAYRHLIKDGVLVSVRGKGYFINRVDIETTSRILLVFNKISNYKKQIYNAFVENVGRNMIVDLHIHHSNINIFSNLIKNSLGEYDYYVIMPHFYDNEDEAAKILKLIPAEKLILLDKDVDIDNRKHSAVHQNFEKDILCALNEANDLLKVYKKLILIFPTLIPYPKEIIKGFRLFCIQQQFEFDIMFETEENTKVIKDAAYVVIEETDLVNLIKKCREQHLVVGKDVGIISYNETPLKEILLDGITTISTDHEQMGKTAARLVMENKTEIIKNPFTLIRRKSL; encoded by the coding sequence ATGGAAATCCAGTTTGATATTGAGTTTAAGGAAAGTGCGCCAAAGTATATGCAGATTATCAAATCGCTGCTGTTAGCTATTGGCAAGGGAAAACTGAAAAGAGGAGATAAAATACCGTCTATCAATCAGTTGAGTGAGGAATACTTACTTTCGAGAGATACTGTTGAGAAGGCTTACCGTCATTTAATAAAAGATGGGGTTTTGGTGTCGGTTCGGGGAAAAGGATATTTTATCAACCGCGTTGATATTGAAACAACTTCAAGAATATTACTGGTTTTCAACAAAATAAGCAATTATAAAAAACAGATTTATAATGCTTTTGTTGAAAATGTTGGTCGAAACATGATCGTTGATCTGCACATTCATCACTCCAATATCAATATTTTTTCCAATCTGATAAAAAACAGTTTGGGAGAATATGATTACTATGTGATCATGCCCCATTTTTACGACAATGAAGATGAGGCTGCGAAAATATTAAAATTGATCCCGGCAGAGAAACTGATTTTGCTGGATAAGGACGTAGACATTGATAACCGGAAACATTCGGCCGTTCACCAGAATTTCGAAAAAGATATTCTTTGTGCGCTTAACGAAGCAAATGACCTGCTGAAAGTTTACAAAAAGCTGATCCTTATTTTTCCAACCCTGATTCCTTATCCAAAGGAAATCATCAAAGGCTTCCGTCTGTTTTGCATTCAGCAGCAATTTGAATTTGATATTATGTTTGAAACCGAGGAAAATACCAAAGTTATCAAAGACGCAGCTTATGTTGTAATCGAAGAAACTGATCTGGTTAACCTCATCAAAAAATGCCGTGAACAGCATCTGGTTGTCGGAAAGGATGTTGGGATAATATCTTATAATGAAACGCCGCTAAAAGAAATTCTTTTGGACGGAATTACCACAATCTCAACCGATCATGAGCAAATGGGAAAAACGGCGGCGAGATTGGTGATGGAAAACAAAACGGAGATTATCAAAAATCCCTTTACACTGATCAGAAGAAAATCGTTATAA